A region from the uncultured Macellibacteroides sp. genome encodes:
- a CDS encoding S41 family peptidase has protein sequence MKQLVLYLFMAAFGFASATAQNINQDARKLSMALYAVSNLYVDTVNEEKLAEDAIRGMLEKLDPHSTYMDKDETKEMTEPLQGNFEGIGIQFNLLTDTLYVIQVIPGGPSEKVGLMAGDRIISVNDSLIAGVKMKTTDIMKRLRGPKGTLVRVKVLRDNDPSLIEFKIIRGKIPVYSMDAAYMADKQTGYIKLNRFAASTADEFRDAVQKLQKKGMKQLILDLQSNGGGYLNIAIDLADEFLSDDKLIVYTEGSKQKREDARSSKKGLFESGRLVVLVDEASASASEIVSGAVQDWDRGVIVGRRTFGKGLVQKPIPLPDGSMIRLTVSRYYTPTGRCIQKPYEAGEKEQYNRDLIERYNRGELTNADSIHFPDSMKYSTLETKRDVYGGGGIMPDVFVPVDTTRYTDYHRNLVASGLVNRMAMNYVDQNRKELGKTYSSIASYKEKFQVSDVVMNDLVSLANSEKVEYNEEQFLRSKALIALQIKALIARDLFDMNEYFQVINDDNDIYQQALKLINDKTAYERELGIIK, from the coding sequence ATGAAACAACTCGTATTGTACCTTTTCATGGCGGCCTTCGGCTTTGCATCTGCTACCGCACAGAATATTAATCAGGATGCCCGTAAATTATCTATGGCTTTGTATGCTGTTTCGAATCTATATGTAGATACCGTAAACGAGGAGAAACTGGCGGAAGATGCCATTCGCGGCATGCTTGAAAAACTGGATCCCCACTCTACCTACATGGATAAGGATGAAACAAAAGAAATGACCGAACCTCTTCAGGGTAATTTCGAAGGAATAGGTATCCAGTTTAATCTGCTCACTGATACGTTGTATGTCATTCAGGTGATTCCAGGCGGACCGTCTGAGAAGGTGGGTCTGATGGCGGGTGATCGGATTATCTCTGTTAACGATTCGCTGATTGCAGGTGTCAAGATGAAAACAACCGATATCATGAAGCGCTTACGGGGTCCAAAAGGAACCTTGGTTCGCGTAAAGGTATTGCGTGATAACGATCCTTCCCTAATCGAATTCAAGATTATTCGTGGAAAGATTCCGGTATATAGCATGGACGCCGCATACATGGCAGACAAGCAGACTGGCTATATCAAACTTAATCGTTTTGCAGCTTCTACTGCCGATGAATTTAGGGATGCAGTACAAAAGTTACAGAAAAAAGGGATGAAACAGCTGATCCTGGATCTACAGTCCAACGGCGGGGGATACCTGAATATCGCTATAGATCTTGCAGATGAATTTCTGTCGGACGACAAGTTGATTGTCTATACAGAAGGATCCAAACAAAAACGGGAAGATGCCCGTTCCAGTAAGAAAGGTTTATTTGAATCAGGACGTCTTGTTGTTCTGGTAGATGAGGCTTCGGCTTCGGCCAGCGAGATTGTATCCGGTGCTGTTCAGGATTGGGACAGAGGAGTGATTGTGGGGCGTCGTACGTTTGGAAAGGGACTGGTACAAAAACCGATTCCTCTGCCTGATGGTTCCATGATACGTCTGACGGTTTCACGCTATTACACTCCTACGGGCCGCTGTATTCAAAAGCCTTACGAAGCGGGAGAAAAAGAACAATATAACCGCGATCTTATAGAAAGATACAACCGGGGAGAACTGACCAACGCGGACAGTATACATTTTCCTGATTCCATGAAATACAGTACACTGGAAACGAAACGCGATGTTTATGGTGGAGGCGGTATCATGCCCGATGTTTTTGTTCCGGTAGATACCACACGCTATACCGATTATCACAGAAATCTTGTAGCTTCCGGACTGGTAAACAGGATGGCAATGAATTATGTTGACCAAAACCGGAAAGAGTTAGGCAAAACTTACAGCTCGATTGCTTCTTACAAAGAAAAATTTCAGGTATCAGATGTTGTGATGAATGACCTGGTTTCGCTGGCCAACAGCGAAAAAGTGGAATACAATGAAGAACAGTTTCTACGTTCAAAAGCGTTGATAGCCCTACAGATTAAGGCATTGATAGCCCGTGATTTGTTTGATATGAATGAGTATTTCCAGGTTATCAACGATGATAACGACATTTATCAGCAGGCACTGAAACTTATCAACGATAAAACGGCTTACGAAAGAGAATTGGGAATCATAAAGTAA
- the rpoN gene encoding RNA polymerase factor sigma-54, with amino-acid sequence MLKQQLQQKLQQKLSPQQIQLIRLLELPAIELEERIKHELEENPALEEGRDVSDDFEKADDADVTDEGGSSESETDLALGDYLNEEDIPDYKLQEIRGKAEQKEDIPFSGSQSLNEFLLQQLGLRELPEKEMKVAEYIIGNLDDDGYLRRDPEAIADDIIFQSGYEVTEELVKEVLLVIQDFEPIGVAARDLQECLLIQLEKGEKNPDCLLAIRILTDFFDEFSRKHYDKILKGLQVDEASLKRAIHEITSLNPKPGAAWGDSMETVLSQVIPDFLVETSNGELILSMNNKGVPEMRINKDYAAMFQDYAGNKANQTSDMRDAVQFVKQKLDAAQWFIDAIRQRHETLSRTMETIIMLQSEFFFTGDESTLRPMILKDVAERCGFDISTISRVSNSKYVQTNFGIYPLKYFFSESTQTDTGEEISTREVKKILKECIEGEDKRKPLTDEELTKILTEKGYLIARRTVAKYREQLGMPVARLRKEI; translated from the coding sequence ATGTTGAAACAACAGTTACAGCAAAAGTTACAACAAAAGCTTTCGCCTCAGCAGATTCAGCTAATCAGGCTTTTAGAACTTCCGGCTATTGAGCTGGAAGAACGTATAAAGCACGAACTGGAAGAGAATCCGGCCTTGGAGGAAGGGCGAGATGTGTCGGACGACTTTGAGAAGGCGGACGATGCTGATGTGACCGACGAGGGAGGATCGTCCGAATCTGAAACTGACCTTGCTTTAGGTGATTACCTCAACGAGGAAGATATTCCGGACTATAAGTTACAGGAAATAAGAGGAAAGGCCGAACAAAAAGAGGATATTCCTTTTTCAGGTAGCCAGTCGCTCAACGAGTTCCTGCTGCAGCAGTTAGGGCTACGGGAGTTGCCGGAAAAAGAGATGAAAGTAGCCGAATACATTATTGGAAATCTTGATGACGATGGATATCTTCGTCGTGATCCGGAAGCCATCGCTGACGACATTATCTTTCAGTCCGGATATGAGGTTACAGAGGAGCTGGTAAAAGAAGTATTGCTGGTTATTCAGGATTTTGAACCCATTGGCGTTGCCGCACGGGATTTGCAGGAGTGCTTGTTGATTCAGCTTGAAAAAGGGGAAAAGAATCCGGACTGCTTGCTTGCTATTCGCATTCTTACTGATTTCTTTGATGAGTTTTCGCGAAAGCATTACGATAAAATTTTAAAAGGGCTTCAAGTAGATGAAGCTTCACTGAAAAGGGCTATTCATGAAATTACGTCTCTTAATCCCAAACCGGGAGCTGCCTGGGGAGATTCCATGGAGACGGTATTGAGTCAGGTAATTCCTGATTTTCTGGTGGAGACATCCAATGGAGAGCTGATTTTGTCTATGAACAATAAAGGCGTTCCGGAAATGCGTATCAACAAGGATTATGCGGCCATGTTTCAGGATTATGCAGGAAACAAGGCGAATCAAACTTCGGATATGCGGGATGCTGTTCAGTTCGTAAAACAAAAACTGGATGCCGCACAATGGTTCATTGATGCAATAAGGCAACGACATGAAACTCTTTCCCGTACAATGGAAACGATAATCATGCTTCAGTCTGAATTTTTCTTTACCGGCGACGAAAGTACATTGCGTCCGATGATTCTGAAAGATGTGGCAGAAAGGTGCGGATTCGATATTTCTACAATATCAAGGGTTAGCAACAGCAAGTATGTACAAACCAATTTTGGGATTTATCCTCTTAAGTATTTCTTCTCCGAATCAACACAAACCGACACGGGAGAGGAAATATCTACCCGGGAGGTAAAAAAGATTCTTAAGGAGTGTATTGAAGGCGAAGATAAACGAAAACCGCTCACCGATGAGGAGCTTACTAAAATATTGACGGAGAAAGGGTATTTGATAGCCCGGCGTACCGTTGCCAAATACAGGGAACAACTGGGTATGCCGGTGGCACGCCTTCGAAAAGAAATATAA
- a CDS encoding phosphatase PAP2 family protein, with the protein MKLFANITSIIFHPLLMITYGMILALTFTYLAIYPFSMKLIIAGGAFLSTAIMPGFFILLFVKSGAAGDLELTDRKERFVPYLIFIISVGACFYLMMKLMMPVWILVLLGATAGSLLIGMGVNLFWKISAHMMGIGGLAGAVMGICRLHQQNPYWAFILIFIIAGLVGTSRIFLGRHTPMQVYAGFLLGFFCTFTASILSYIYLFI; encoded by the coding sequence ATGAAACTATTTGCTAACATAACGTCCATCATTTTTCATCCGTTATTAATGATAACGTATGGAATGATACTGGCACTTACATTTACGTATCTGGCCATCTATCCTTTTTCCATGAAGCTGATAATTGCCGGAGGGGCGTTTCTTAGCACAGCCATTATGCCTGGATTCTTTATCTTGTTGTTTGTGAAAAGCGGAGCTGCAGGCGACCTGGAGTTGACTGACCGTAAGGAACGGTTTGTTCCTTACCTAATCTTTATAATTTCTGTGGGGGCATGCTTCTATCTTATGATGAAACTAATGATGCCTGTCTGGATTCTGGTTTTACTTGGAGCTACCGCAGGAAGCCTTCTTATTGGGATGGGAGTTAACCTATTTTGGAAAATCAGTGCCCATATGATGGGAATCGGCGGTCTGGCCGGTGCAGTCATGGGTATTTGCCGTCTGCATCAGCAAAATCCCTATTGGGCCTTTATTTTGATATTCATTATAGCCGGGTTGGTTGGTACTTCCAGAATTTTTCTGGGAAGGCATACTCCTATGCAGGTGTATGCAGGTTTTTTGCTTGGTTTTTTCTGTACCTTTACAGCTTCAATACTGAGTTATATTTATTTATTCATCTAA